In Chitinophaga nivalis, a single genomic region encodes these proteins:
- a CDS encoding aminotransferase class I/II-fold pyridoxal phosphate-dependent enzyme, with product MDIFEKLLKHMGPIGEHSDRAHGYFAFPKLEGEIGPRMKFRGNEKIVWSLNNYLGLANHPEVRATDAQAAADFGLASPMGARMMSGNTNYHEQLEKELSDYMGKEDTTLLNYGYQGIMSAIDAICGRRDVIVYDAECHASILDGLRLHPGKRYVFKHNDIEDFEKQMRRATELAKTNGGGILVVTEGVFGMAGDQGKLKEIAALKDKYEFRLLVDDAHGFGTMGKTGAGTGEEQGVQDKIDLLFNTFAKSGASIGAFMSGEKAIINFLRYNMRSQIFAKSIPLPIVIGHLKRVQLMRQHPEMKAKLWDNVNKLQNGLKERGFNIGRTNSPVTPIYLQGDIPEATAMCLDLRENYNIFCSIVVYPVIPKGQIIYRLIPTAAHNDEDIELTLKAFSETKAKLDQKVYQVAEIPMV from the coding sequence ATGGATATTTTCGAGAAACTGCTGAAACATATGGGCCCTATCGGGGAACATTCAGACAGAGCCCATGGCTACTTCGCATTTCCTAAACTGGAAGGTGAAATAGGTCCCCGCATGAAATTCCGGGGTAATGAAAAGATCGTTTGGAGCCTGAACAACTATCTGGGGTTAGCGAACCACCCGGAAGTACGTGCTACAGACGCTCAGGCTGCCGCCGACTTTGGACTGGCTTCCCCGATGGGAGCCCGCATGATGAGCGGTAACACCAACTATCATGAGCAGCTGGAGAAAGAGTTATCGGATTACATGGGCAAAGAAGATACGACCTTACTGAACTATGGTTACCAGGGTATCATGAGTGCGATTGATGCTATCTGCGGCCGCAGGGACGTAATTGTATACGATGCAGAATGCCACGCCAGTATCCTGGATGGTCTTCGGTTACACCCGGGCAAACGTTATGTTTTCAAGCATAATGACATAGAAGATTTCGAAAAGCAGATGCGTCGTGCTACTGAACTGGCTAAAACCAATGGTGGTGGTATTCTGGTGGTAACGGAAGGGGTGTTTGGTATGGCCGGTGACCAGGGTAAACTGAAAGAAATTGCTGCCCTGAAAGACAAATACGAATTCCGTTTACTGGTAGATGATGCACATGGTTTTGGTACTATGGGTAAAACAGGCGCCGGTACGGGTGAAGAACAGGGTGTTCAGGATAAAATTGACCTGCTGTTCAACACTTTTGCGAAGTCCGGTGCTTCTATCGGTGCTTTCATGAGTGGAGAGAAAGCCATTATCAATTTCCTGCGTTACAACATGCGCTCCCAGATCTTTGCTAAATCCATTCCTTTGCCTATCGTTATCGGCCACCTGAAAAGGGTACAGCTGATGCGCCAGCATCCGGAAATGAAAGCAAAACTGTGGGATAATGTAAATAAACTGCAAAACGGGCTGAAAGAGCGTGGTTTTAATATCGGCAGAACCAATTCTCCGGTAACGCCTATCTACCTGCAGGGTGATATTCCGGAAGCTACAGCGATGTGCCTGGATCTGCGTGAGAACTACAATATTTTCTGCTCTATCGTGGTATATCCGGTTATTCCGAAAGGCCAGATCATTTACCGCCTGATTCCAACAGCAGCGCATAATGATGAAGATATTGAACTGACGCTGAAAGCATTCAGTGAAACCAAAGCGAAACTGGACCAGAAAGTGTACCAGGTAGCAGAGATTCCAATGGTATAG
- the purL gene encoding phosphoribosylformylglycinamidine synthase subunit PurL — protein MQTTVEIAEQLGLTADEFERIKSILGRTPNFTELSMYSVMWSEHCSYKNSIVWLKTLPREGDRLLVKAGEENAGLVDIGDGYAVVFKIESHNHPSAIEPFQGAATGVGGIHRDIFTMGARPIAALNSLRFGNINDKKTQHLVKGIVHGIGHYGNCFGVPTVGGETYFEDCYGTNPLVNAMSVGIVKVGQTVSATSHGEGNPVFIVGSATGKDGIGGASFASANITEDSVEDLPAVQVGDPFQEKKLLEACLEIIKTNAIVGMQDMGAAGITCSTAEMSAKGEHGMNIWLDKVPTRQENMKAWEMLLSESQERMLIVVKKGQEKEILDIFEKWDLHCVQIGEVTKDTNLKFYMNGELEADVPAESMVLGGGAPQYHRAYTEPAYFQKIKAFDIQNVTDTTNARFVAERIVALPNIASKRWIYNQYDSMVGTANATTNAPSDAPVVLIKGSKKALAMTTDCNSRYVYADPHKGGQIAVAEAARNIVCSGGEPVAITNCLNFGNPYDPEVYYQFVHAVQGMGEACRKFNTPVTGGNVSFYNQSPDGAVYPTPTIGMVGILDSMDQRITLDFKEAGDLVYLIGRSRNDINSSEYLHKIIGIEFSPAPHFNLDEEHHLQQAIAKLNKAGLIQSAHDVSEGGLFITMLESSMPKGLGFDMHLNAKYRKDAYLFGESQSRVVVTVKPADKEQFEALLHGLVDASEVSVRHEQIGMVTGDHVRVNNEDWGTVSSWKKIYDTAVEEYLK, from the coding sequence ATGCAAACCACCGTAGAAATTGCTGAACAGCTAGGACTTACCGCTGACGAGTTTGAACGAATTAAATCCATCTTAGGCCGCACACCCAATTTTACAGAACTGAGCATGTACTCAGTAATGTGGAGTGAGCACTGCTCTTACAAAAATTCTATCGTCTGGCTCAAAACCCTGCCCCGCGAAGGCGATCGCCTGTTGGTGAAAGCTGGTGAAGAAAATGCCGGTCTGGTAGATATCGGTGATGGCTACGCAGTGGTATTTAAGATAGAATCCCACAACCACCCGTCTGCTATCGAGCCTTTCCAGGGCGCTGCAACAGGTGTAGGCGGTATTCACCGTGATATCTTTACAATGGGTGCCCGTCCTATCGCTGCACTCAACTCCTTGCGCTTCGGTAATATCAACGATAAAAAAACACAACACCTGGTAAAAGGTATTGTTCATGGTATCGGCCACTATGGTAACTGCTTCGGCGTTCCTACCGTAGGTGGTGAAACCTATTTCGAAGACTGCTACGGTACCAACCCGCTGGTAAACGCGATGAGCGTAGGTATCGTGAAAGTAGGACAAACCGTTTCCGCTACTTCCCACGGTGAAGGCAACCCTGTTTTCATTGTAGGTTCTGCTACCGGTAAAGACGGTATCGGTGGTGCTTCTTTCGCTTCTGCCAACATCACGGAAGACAGCGTGGAAGACTTACCAGCAGTACAGGTAGGAGATCCTTTCCAGGAAAAGAAATTGCTGGAAGCCTGCCTCGAAATCATCAAAACAAACGCCATCGTAGGGATGCAGGATATGGGCGCTGCCGGTATCACCTGCTCTACTGCAGAAATGAGCGCGAAAGGCGAACATGGTATGAACATCTGGCTGGATAAAGTACCTACCCGCCAGGAAAACATGAAAGCATGGGAAATGCTGCTGAGCGAAAGCCAGGAGCGTATGCTGATTGTCGTGAAAAAAGGACAGGAAAAAGAAATCCTCGATATCTTCGAAAAATGGGATCTGCACTGCGTGCAAATCGGTGAAGTAACCAAAGATACCAACCTGAAGTTCTATATGAACGGAGAACTGGAAGCAGATGTTCCTGCCGAAAGTATGGTACTGGGCGGCGGCGCACCACAATATCACCGTGCTTACACTGAACCTGCTTACTTCCAGAAAATAAAAGCATTCGATATTCAGAACGTAACCGATACCACTAATGCCCGCTTCGTGGCAGAAAGAATCGTAGCGCTGCCGAATATCGCTTCCAAACGCTGGATCTACAACCAGTACGACAGCATGGTAGGTACTGCCAACGCTACTACCAATGCACCAAGTGATGCACCGGTAGTACTCATTAAAGGCTCCAAAAAAGCCCTGGCAATGACTACTGACTGTAACAGCCGCTATGTATATGCCGATCCGCATAAAGGTGGTCAGATTGCCGTAGCGGAAGCTGCACGTAACATCGTTTGCTCCGGTGGTGAACCCGTTGCGATTACCAACTGTCTGAACTTCGGTAACCCTTACGATCCGGAAGTATACTACCAGTTTGTACACGCTGTACAAGGTATGGGTGAAGCCTGCCGTAAATTCAATACCCCGGTAACCGGCGGTAACGTGAGCTTCTACAACCAGTCTCCTGATGGCGCGGTATACCCTACACCAACCATTGGTATGGTGGGTATCCTGGACAGCATGGACCAACGTATCACCCTGGACTTCAAAGAAGCCGGTGACCTGGTATACTTGATTGGCCGCAGCCGCAACGATATCAACAGTTCAGAATACCTGCACAAAATCATTGGTATCGAATTCAGCCCGGCTCCGCATTTCAACCTAGATGAAGAACATCACCTGCAACAAGCGATCGCTAAACTGAATAAAGCAGGACTGATCCAGTCTGCACACGATGTGAGCGAAGGTGGTTTGTTCATCACCATGCTGGAAAGCTCCATGCCGAAAGGTCTGGGCTTCGACATGCATCTGAACGCGAAATACCGTAAAGATGCTTACCTGTTTGGTGAAAGCCAAAGCCGTGTAGTGGTAACCGTTAAACCGGCAGATAAAGAGCAATTCGAAGCCTTGCTGCATGGTCTGGTAGATGCTTCTGAAGTATCTGTACGCCACGAACAGATCGGTATGGTAACCGGTGATCACGTACGCGTGAACAACGAAGACTGGGGTACTGTCAGCAGCTGGAAAAAAATATATGATACCGCTGTGGAAGAATACCTGAAATAA
- a CDS encoding glutamine synthetase III family protein — protein MQSLRFKALEGLAGVDLTLPEHNGKITDVFGSNVFTGKIVREYLSDEAYKSLMNSVKNGTKLERKMAEQIASGMKAWAMKKGVTHYTHWFQPLTGTTAEKHDSFFTLKGDGTALETFDGDALVQQEPDASSFPNGGLRATFEARGYTAWDPSSPAFILEQGYGKTLCIPTIFVAYTGESLDYKAPLLKALAAIDKAAVDVCNYFDKNVTKVTGTLGWEQEYFLVDEAMANARPDLIMTGRTVVGHAPSKGQQLEDHYFGAIPERAYAYMRDFEMESYKLGIPLRTRHNEVAPSQFECAPIFEEINIAVDHNSLLMDVMNKVAKRHKLKVLLHEKPFAGINGSGKHNNWSLATDTGVNLLAPGKTPKTNLMFLTFFVNTIKAVHDYADLMRASIASPSNDFRLGANEAPPAIISVFTGKYLFEVLQEVKNRVNNKFDEQDEAILKLDLHRHIPELMLDNTDRNRTSPFAFTGNKFEFRAVGSTANCASAMTVLNTIMAKTLTDFKSEVDSLIEKGEKKEIAIMQTLRKYIVDSEKVLFEGDGYSEEWEKEAARRGLPNIKTTPQALDAMVTEKSTKLFTEVGVYNEKELHARHEILLEDYVKKVQIEARVIGDLATNTILPSAFSYLNDLISNIRGLKEIGLDDSASKAQQQIAAKIAEHVNTISENVQAMIEARKVANKLTDSRQKAIDYCEKIKPYFEVIRYHSDKLEFLVDDKKWALPKYRELLFLR, from the coding sequence ATGCAATCGTTACGTTTCAAAGCGCTGGAAGGATTAGCTGGCGTAGACTTAACGCTCCCGGAACACAATGGTAAAATTACCGATGTATTTGGCAGCAACGTTTTTACAGGAAAAATTGTTAGGGAGTATCTGAGCGATGAAGCCTACAAAAGCCTGATGAACTCAGTAAAAAATGGCACCAAGCTGGAACGTAAAATGGCCGAGCAAATTGCTTCCGGAATGAAAGCATGGGCTATGAAAAAAGGCGTTACCCACTACACCCACTGGTTTCAGCCTTTAACCGGTACCACCGCTGAAAAACACGACTCCTTCTTCACCCTGAAAGGGGATGGCACTGCCCTGGAAACCTTCGACGGCGACGCGCTGGTACAACAGGAACCAGATGCTTCCAGTTTCCCGAACGGTGGTCTGAGAGCTACTTTCGAGGCCCGCGGCTACACCGCCTGGGATCCATCTTCCCCTGCCTTTATCCTGGAACAGGGTTATGGTAAAACACTCTGCATTCCTACTATATTTGTTGCCTACACCGGCGAATCACTCGACTACAAAGCTCCTTTGCTGAAAGCACTGGCAGCTATCGACAAAGCGGCGGTAGATGTATGTAACTACTTCGATAAAAACGTTACCAAAGTAACCGGTACCCTCGGATGGGAACAGGAATACTTCCTGGTAGACGAAGCCATGGCAAACGCCCGCCCTGATCTGATCATGACCGGCCGTACCGTGGTAGGTCACGCTCCTTCCAAAGGTCAGCAGCTGGAAGACCACTACTTCGGCGCTATTCCGGAACGTGCCTATGCCTACATGCGCGACTTTGAAATGGAATCCTACAAACTGGGTATTCCATTAAGAACCCGCCACAACGAGGTAGCACCTTCCCAGTTCGAATGTGCTCCTATATTTGAAGAAATCAACATCGCGGTGGACCACAACTCCCTGTTGATGGACGTAATGAATAAAGTGGCCAAACGTCACAAACTGAAGGTATTACTGCACGAGAAACCATTTGCAGGCATCAACGGTTCAGGTAAACACAACAACTGGAGCCTCGCTACAGACACTGGTGTTAACCTCCTGGCTCCCGGTAAAACACCGAAGACCAACCTGATGTTCCTCACCTTCTTCGTAAACACCATCAAAGCGGTACATGATTATGCTGACCTGATGAGAGCTTCTATCGCCTCTCCCAGCAATGATTTCCGCCTGGGTGCCAACGAAGCGCCTCCCGCTATCATCTCTGTTTTCACAGGTAAATACCTCTTTGAAGTATTACAGGAAGTGAAAAACCGGGTAAATAATAAATTCGATGAGCAGGATGAAGCCATCCTGAAACTGGATCTGCACCGCCACATTCCGGAGCTGATGCTGGACAATACTGACCGTAACCGTACTTCTCCTTTTGCTTTCACCGGCAACAAGTTTGAATTCCGCGCGGTAGGTTCTACAGCTAACTGTGCTTCCGCCATGACCGTGCTGAATACCATCATGGCCAAGACCCTCACCGACTTTAAATCCGAAGTAGACAGTCTCATCGAAAAAGGCGAGAAAAAAGAAATTGCAATTATGCAAACTCTTCGGAAATATATTGTAGATTCGGAAAAAGTATTATTCGAAGGAGACGGCTATAGTGAAGAATGGGAAAAAGAGGCTGCCAGAAGAGGTTTGCCTAATATCAAAACGACTCCACAGGCACTCGACGCCATGGTAACTGAGAAATCAACCAAACTCTTTACCGAAGTGGGTGTCTACAATGAAAAAGAGCTACACGCACGTCACGAAATATTGCTGGAAGATTATGTGAAGAAAGTACAGATCGAGGCCCGTGTAATCGGCGATCTCGCTACCAATACGATTCTGCCGTCTGCGTTCAGTTATCTCAATGATCTGATCAGCAACATCCGCGGCCTGAAAGAAATCGGACTGGATGATAGCGCGTCTAAAGCTCAACAACAAATTGCCGCTAAAATAGCTGAACACGTTAATACGATCAGTGAAAATGTACAGGCTATGATCGAGGCGCGTAAGGTAGCTAATAAGCTGACCGACAGCCGCCAGAAGGCGATCGACTATTGTGAAAAGATTAAGCCGTACTTTGAAGTTATCCGCTACCACTCCGACAAACTGGAGTTCCTGGTGGATGACAAAAAATGGGCACTGCCCAAATACAGAGAGCTGCTTTTCTTGCGATAA